In a genomic window of Streptomyces sp. NBC_01231:
- a CDS encoding extracellular solute-binding protein — MSPSPSSLSRRTFLTATGALGAAALTACSDLTPGASSSGASSAAPASTAVPTDKKITLLVADADDTTMTPGLVAAFRAKHPNITVKRQYTGWDDYLKSINTTMSADGAPDIAQFTPGMQNLVPGRLLLKVDGYGKQYGWAEKFPGLDQITLTPDGKTVGAGDLYGVGAGLSFEGVYYNKAKAEKLGLTVPPATVDELEALFAKAKAAGETALVAGNLDGGLNHPFNVLLSAYLTPKDREAWAFGHQGATIVLPGARTAAETLKRWVDKGYVTPKVNGVSDNDATAAFAKGGGVFRISGNWAAAAVSKGLAERAGYFNMPPVTAGGKLRTTGAGVYYCVSSKSENAAAAAAFLDFAADAQAAPITAKAGFMAPDAGAMPSQSGLIGDVQTGWQTIVKDAGLQPFIQNSSSPTMGDTLTTQLQLLVGGKVTTDKFLAGLQADFENYHKK; from the coding sequence ATGAGCCCCAGCCCGTCGTCCCTTTCGAGACGTACCTTCCTCACGGCCACCGGCGCGCTCGGCGCCGCGGCACTCACCGCGTGCAGTGATCTCACCCCGGGCGCCTCGTCGTCCGGCGCGAGCAGCGCGGCCCCCGCCTCCACGGCCGTACCGACCGACAAGAAGATCACGCTGTTGGTCGCCGACGCCGACGACACCACCATGACGCCGGGCCTCGTGGCGGCCTTCCGCGCGAAGCACCCCAACATCACCGTCAAGCGCCAGTACACGGGCTGGGACGACTACCTCAAGAGCATCAACACCACCATGTCGGCCGACGGCGCCCCCGACATCGCCCAGTTCACCCCCGGCATGCAGAACCTCGTCCCCGGACGGCTGCTGCTCAAGGTCGACGGATACGGCAAGCAGTACGGCTGGGCGGAGAAGTTCCCCGGTCTGGACCAGATCACCCTCACCCCGGACGGCAAGACCGTCGGCGCCGGTGACCTGTACGGCGTCGGGGCGGGCCTGTCGTTCGAGGGCGTCTACTACAACAAGGCCAAGGCCGAGAAGCTGGGCCTGACCGTCCCCCCGGCCACCGTGGACGAGCTGGAGGCCCTGTTCGCCAAGGCCAAGGCGGCCGGTGAGACCGCGCTCGTCGCCGGCAACCTCGACGGCGGCCTCAACCACCCCTTCAACGTGCTGCTCTCGGCCTACCTGACGCCGAAGGACCGCGAGGCGTGGGCCTTCGGACACCAGGGCGCCACGATCGTGCTGCCGGGCGCCAGAACAGCCGCCGAGACACTCAAGCGGTGGGTGGACAAGGGGTACGTCACCCCGAAGGTCAACGGCGTCAGCGACAACGACGCCACCGCCGCGTTCGCCAAGGGCGGGGGCGTCTTCCGGATCAGCGGCAACTGGGCGGCGGCCGCGGTCTCCAAGGGGCTGGCCGAGCGGGCCGGCTACTTCAACATGCCGCCCGTCACCGCCGGCGGGAAGCTGCGCACCACCGGCGCCGGGGTGTACTACTGCGTGTCCAGCAAGTCGGAGAACGCGGCCGCGGCGGCAGCCTTCCTCGACTTCGCCGCCGACGCGCAGGCCGCCCCCATCACCGCCAAGGCGGGCTTCATGGCCCCCGACGCGGGCGCCATGCCCAGCCAGAGCGGACTGATCGGCGACGTCCAGACGGGCTGGCAGACGATCGTCAAGGACGCCGGTCTGCAGCCGTTCATCCAGAACTCCTCCAGCCCGACGATGGGCGACACCCTCACCACTCAGTTGCAACTGCTCGTCGGAGGCAAGGTCACCACCGACAAGTTCCTGGCCGGTCTCCAGGCGGACTTCGAGAATTACCACAAGAAATGA